Proteins from a genomic interval of Thermodesulfobacteriota bacterium:
- a CDS encoding flagellar biosynthesis anti-sigma factor FlgM, whose product MRVRDGFSGGSGAPQRAAPRSRPEPVGFSGAGQAGDAVRLTGRSAEIHRARALALGAPEVREPLVRRLADDIARGAYRVEGARVLEVLLREHGFEARG is encoded by the coding sequence ATGAGAGTCCGGGATGGGTTCTCCGGGGGATCGGGGGCGCCCCAGCGGGCGGCTCCTCGGAGCCGGCCGGAGCCCGTGGGGTTTTCGGGGGCCGGCCAGGCCGGGGATGCCGTGCGCTTGACCGGGCGCAGCGCCGAGATCCATCGCGCCCGGGCCCTGGCCCTGGGGGCGCCCGAGGTGCGCGAGCCCCTGGTGCGGCGCCTGGCGGACGACATTGCCCGGGGAGCGTACCGGGTGGAAGGGGCCCGGGTGCTCGAGGTCCTCTTGCGGGAGCACGGGTTCGAAGCGAGGGGCTAG